The following proteins come from a genomic window of Triticum aestivum cultivar Chinese Spring chromosome 6A, IWGSC CS RefSeq v2.1, whole genome shotgun sequence:
- the LOC123127512 gene encoding uncharacterized protein translates to MRVASMVVVLVRDSAGYGAALADALRPSPGLTRGSSPFDLPLDKYGLNGEKASGELVSFSDSSGSPQVSFFVLPDYRPPVAACAMNEILALISSEAPSIQPVLIVPFITRPSGCFHGMVNATKTGQLTTLHAAEIGASNEFTHLLVDGSIKPPPSLQIRSEPIQCLLEIVRVLKIPTVLVTSGGQHQGKSSSDSDLEVLQCVGDHVAKHINLEFSKETVIETGVEKSASIQEPWRELYL, encoded by the exons ATGAGGGTAGCCTCCATGGTGGTCGTCCTCGTCCGAGACTCCGCGGGCTACGGCGCAGCCCTCGCTGACGCGCTCCGGCCGTCGCCGGGGCTCACGAG GGGTTCCTCGCCCTTCGATCTCCCTCTCGATAAGTACGGCCTCAACGGCGAGAAGGCCTCTGGCGAGCTCGTTAGCTTCTCTGACTCCAGTGGCTCTCCTCAG GTGTCCTTTTTTGTTCTGCCTGACTATAGGCCTCCTGTTGCTGCATGTGCTATGAATGAGATTTTAGCATTGATTTCTTCTGAAGCTCCCTCCATCCAGCCCGTTCTGATTGTACCATTCATCACAAGACCATCAGGCTGTTTCCATGGAATGGTTAATGCAACCAAAACTGGGCAGTTAACTACACTTCACGCTGCTGAAATAGGGGCATCAAATGAGTTTACTCACTTGTTGGTTGATGGAAGTATTAAACCTCCCCCATCTTTGCAAATACGTAGTgaaccaatacaatgtttgctggAAATAGTGCGGGTATTGAAGATACCCACAGTTCTTGTCACATCAGGTGGGCAGCACCAAGGCAAAAGTTCTTCAGACTCTGACCTTGAG GTGCTGCAGTGCGTGGGAGATCACGTAGCCAAGCACATCAACTTGGAGTTCTCCAAAGAAACTGTCATTGAGACAGGGGTTGAGAAATCAGCGAGCATTCAAGAACCCTGGCGTGAACTGTATCTGTGA